The Ovis canadensis isolate MfBH-ARS-UI-01 breed Bighorn chromosome 24, ARS-UI_OviCan_v2, whole genome shotgun sequence DNA window CCCGCCACCCGCCCAACCCTGAACCTGGAGGCTACAGAAGCCTCTGGGGTTTGTCCCTCACTCACAACATCCCTCCATCCGGCCCCCTAAGTCTCACTGGTCCAGATCCTCTGGCCAACCCCCACCATAGCGGGAGGCACGTCCTTGTCGCTTGTTCACTAGACCCAGAGCCCAGGCCGCCCACACATCATAGCCGGCGCCTCTCCAAATGGGTTCCAGAGCCGCCCCTGCTGCCCGCagacatgccaggctcctccaggggCCCCTGCCCGGCCTATGGTGCCCCCCGCAGCCCAGACCACTTGCTACCTGAAACCCACCCCACctgaagaggcagctcaggtagTCTGTGCAGCACCCCCCTACCCCGCACTCCCCAGCGGGAAAACAGGTACTGACTCCTCCCCACCCAGCTCCCCAACTCCGTCCTCCTGTCTCTCCAGCCAGACGAGCCCTTCCAGGGCCTTTCATGGCCAATCCTCAGGGCCAGCCCCTGGGTCCCGCACCTGAAGGCCGGCAGCGAGTGCTGGTCAGAGGAGTTGGTGTGGATCATAAAAACAGAGCTAGAGAGTTCGACCAGGCTGGGCCCAACCCTGGGCCTGCCACAAAAGCAGCGCTCGCCTCCCCGTCGGGGACTGTGTGGACACCTCTGTCACACAGAGTGGCTTTCTCCAGCTAACAGCCCCTGGGGGCAGCCCAGCGCGCCACACTCCTGCCCTGCGCTGCAGGAGACGACTGGGTTAAAGGCATGGGGAACAGTCTTCTCACAAGAGTTTAGGCACCAATGAGATGTGCTCTGAGAGGCACTGACAATACCTTGAAGTCCCAAATGGTCATGGCCCCATCGATGCCGGTCGTGCAGAACTTGCGACAATCTTGCTTGTCCACCTCGTAAATAGACACTTGACTGAAAGGAAGCACAAGCGAGAGACTGTGAGGGGCGCGGTGGACGCGAACTCCAGCCCTCCTCGGCGCGCACCGGCGTCTCCAGGAAGCAGTGTCCCCCAGTTCCTTTAAGGTGTCTGTGGCTATTAGTCTGTGGCAACCTGACTCAGAAAATGCTCAGATGAGTTTTATTACCAGCTATCCAGAAAAGAGAGAGACTGCCAACAGGGAAAAGTTAAGGATGGGCATTAACCTCAGGGATGTAGAGAAGCAGGGCGATCCGGGCCACACAGTGCATGCCCCCGGGGGGTCAGCGGCCGGGCACGACCACAGTCGGGACAGGCTTTCTGAACAAACTAGACGCCTCGTGAAGCATGACTGAAATCCACCTGGCTCCTCAGGTCCACCGTGATGCTGCTGAGAAATCTAATGGAATGATCTTACTTGTACACATTACTTGCAACCCAGGACTGAAATGACAAGTACAGTCACTTTTCAGACAGAGTCTGACTGACCTTCCTGCCGGGGGTGCTCCCTACGAGAGGAACACGACGTTCAGGATGGTCTCCTGTCACGTTTCTGAGAAAGCGAGACTCAGAAGAGGCTGCCTGAGGGCAGGGCCCGTGCTCTGCGTGTGGAGGACAGGCTGACTACGGGGTAGGGGTAGAGCTGGCTCTCTGCGGCAAGCGGGAAACAAGGGCCCGCAGTCGGGAAGCTACAGCCTCCTGTCACCCCGTTCCTGAAGGGTCGCCCGGGCCGGGGGGCACAGACTGTCACGGGACCCGTCAGGAAGCAGAGGGGAGCGGCACCCCCTGGCGGGCCGGGCGGGCAGCACCTACGTAATGCTGTTCTGGTGCAGTGTCTCCAGGGCCGTGTTGCGGTCCTCGGTCGTGGCCCGCTTGTCCATGTTGCGGAAGCGCTCCATGGCCGACATGTTGCGCTGGATGCTCTGTTTGGGGATGTCCAGCTTGGAGACGAAGGTCAAGCAGCCGCGGTCGTCGTAGTTAAAGAGCATGGGGCAGCAATCGTGGCCCTGAAACGGGGGAGCGGTCAGGCTGGGTTGCGGGGGTGCCCACCAGCTCCCCCAGCAGAACGGTCCCACCGCAGAGGCCTCTGGATCCCTTCCTTCCACGAGGCTGCTGTTCCCTGTGCCTCAGCCTCAGGGCACACAGCCTCAGCGCACGGTCTGTTCCTGGTCTCAAGAATGAAACGCAGGGCACGTGagggaaaataagagaaatactTACAGCAGCCACGACACTGTTCTCTGAGACGAACGACACACTCAGGAGGGGCAGGAACTCTGTCTTCAGAGTTGAGACCCTGAGCACGAGAACACCGGTTAACACACGCTGGAAGGGGCCACGCAGCCTCATCAGACACAGGGGGTGACAGGGCACATGTTCTCAAGGGGCGTCACAGCGTGAAGGATGGACGCTTCGTAAGAGGAGccctgtggggacttccctgggggtccagtggctaagaccgtgctcccaatgaagggggtCCCGGATGAGATCCCttgcagggaactagatcccacatgctacaacaaaagatcccacatgtggcagctGAGCCCCTGCGCGGCCAAATAATTAAAgtgaataaatctttttttttaatagaagcccTGTGACCTCCAGCAATCTCCAGCACAGGCGAGCCCCGAGGTGACCTGTAGCAGCAGGGGCCTCTGCCCCTCTGGCTGTGCCCACCCCTCCCAGTTCTGTCACCCTGGCCTTGGTTCCCTGCTACCCACATGCCCTCCTCCTGCCCACCTGAGTCCACCCTGAGTTCTGAAACTCGGCCTGGATCTCATCACCCCCACAAGCAGCCTTCCTGCACCACTGCAGCCAGCAGGGCTCCCCTCTCTCTGGCCTCCTAGAGCTGACTGTCACCGTCACTCACGACCGAAGGCCCTTCTCTGACGCCATCCTCGTCTGTGCTCACAGGGGCTCCGAGTGGGCCGGGACCACAGACATTCATGGAAGTCTAATCTGTGCCCGTCAGACACCGGGGCTGTAGCTATGGCCACTGACGAACAAAACAGTGCTGGCCAATGAATGGGCCATGTGTGTGGGCACATGTATGCTTCGTGGCCATCTGCCAAGAAATGATACAGATACAGCAGCAAACATGCTTACTGATGGAGGATCAGATGCCCCAGAAATGCGTCGTGGttgggctcagtcatgtcagtctttgtgaccctatggactgtagggtCCAGGCCGCCAGGCTCTCtggtcatgggattttccaggcaagaacatgggaatgggtttccacttccttctccaggggctcttcccgacccagggatcaaacctgcatctcctgcactggcaggcggattcttcaccattgagccacagggaagggTCACACGGCTCCATGTGAAAGTCACCCCTGCAACCTCCAACTGCCTCCTCCGCCAGCATGACTGGCATTGGATTAAAGTCCTAACGCCTCATCCGAGGCTTTCCTGTGGCGTACCTAGCTCTTACTACATGAAACACTTGTGTCTGAGATGGAGAAGGGTGGAGGATGTAATCTGACTTGCAGCACCGGAAAAGGCAAATAAGTCAGTAGGACGTAGACAGGGGCTTGTGAGCATTTGCTCAGAGCTCATTATGTGTCACAGTAAACTACAGAAAGCAAGCAGCCACGACATCAGGACGTGACTGAAGGACGAGGAGCAAACTGCTATACAGGGTGCACAGCACAATCCCACTGGCgctgaaaatgaaaagatgtgTGTCTATACATGTGCAGAAAAATCGTCTTGAAGATGATGTAATTTAGGATGCAGGGGggaatgtttaaagaaaatttaaaaaccaaacaaaaaccaacCAGTTCAATCCAAGTAGTGAAAAAGACATTCTCTTTGAAATGTCACTTTGTTGCCGCCATGGGGCAGGGAGAGTCAGATGTGACGGCTTCCCGGAACAGGGTGCCAGGTCAGGAGACCCTGATGGGTGGGCTCCCTCTAGCTGCCAATGGAAGGATGCACCAGGAATGAACGGAGATTGATAAGCAGCAAGGACTGCGGTCgccccctctgccctccaggcACGAGCAGCAGGCGCGAGCTCTGAAGGACGCCCTCCACCCTCCTCAGGGCTGAGCTGGGGCCTCCTCACCCCGAGTCACTGCGACCCTGGCCATTCCAGCGCGCACCCTGGGTGGGCTGGCTCCCAGGGGTCGGCTGTCACCAAGGCCCCGGGTGAATGGAGCTATGCTCACCAACCAGAGAGAGGAAGAACACGTCCCCCACTTCATCTAAGGCTGTGGGACGACACTCACATGCTGTGAGGCATTCTCAGGGACGGATTAACTGCCACCCGAAGGAACTCTGGGACCAGGAGCAAACCAGGAGGCTCCTTCGGAGGATTCATGACGGGCATTTCCATTAAGAAGTGTTTCTGGAAGGGAGACCTGAATCTTCAAAATCTCCCCAGATGGACCATCTAAACGTACGAAGGTGACTTTAAAGGCTGCTGTGCAGCCCGGCTGGGACTTTTATGCTCATGTCCTGCACTTCCACCGGGGCCGAGTGGCCTCAGGCCAGCTGTGGAGAGACCCACGCCACTCCTCTGTAAGTCCAGACAAAGGCTAACACTCACTGAACGCTTTTTGAGGCGTCGGCAACAGACACGGTGCTGTCATGGCTGACCCAGGCCAGTCGGCTGCCGCTGGCCGAGAAGCTGACCCCATGCACCCAGCCGCCGGTGCCGCTGCCCCCAAACTCGGACATCAGCTGACCGAAAGGCATCTTGCTGCCCCAGGGCGTGCTGGCTGGCTTCTCATCCACTTCTTTAATGTAAGCAGAAAACACTCTGTGGTTtaagggcagggagagaaggaaaaaggggaTTAAAACATCTGTATGTACTACTAGAAACAGGCCACAGGCAGCTGCTGGCAGGCACCCCAAGACGCAAAGGTGCCGACTCAGCAAAACCCAAACCCTGACGACGGGTGAGTTCCCACGCAGCTCTCGAGAAGGAGAAGGTTCGGCTGGCTGCCTCCACGCCAGTTCAAGTGTGGCCTACGGCCCGTGAGGCACCGCTCTTCAGGTACAGCATCCGCAGGACACAGaagcccttccccttccctcctggagGGCGTCTGGGGGAGGACCGTGCtgtcctgcctgcccctccccagcctacGGTGGACTCTGCTAAACGAGGCTACCGTCATCATTCTCAACAACAGCGGTCCAGGAAGCCCACACGGACAAACGGCAGGAGACAGGAAACGATCTGCAGCCCTGCAGGAGACCACCGGTACTAACTCatttgaagaaagaaagggaCATCCCAAGAGAAAGCCAAGGGCGGCCAGGGAGGCTGAGGGAGCAGGCTCTCCCTAGTCTCATCATCCAGCCTTGGTGGCAGGGCTTGTCCGGCATGAAGGCGGGTCTTTTACAGCCTCAGGTCATCGGTCTCCTCTAATTCCAAGAATTAATTCTGTGTGGGAGGCTGTTCTGACCCAGACGTGGGAAGCAGAAGGGCTGGAGACAGCTGGGAGTCGGTCCTTCTAGTCCCTTCACTCTCCAGTGCCATTTCCTTGTACATCTTCTCTTTGAAAACTTCTGAACCCTAACTGCCACACTGCTTCTCAAGTAGGAGGGTCAGCATTTTCCCCAAAGCACCTGATGCTACCGCCCTCTCATCCCACAGCCGAATTCTTACACACATCcttaacaaaacaaaccaaaagaacTTGGATATTCTTGGATATAAATCACTAGACAGGTTTTCTGGAATGTCTCCACACAGCTTACTAAAGAAAGCTGCACCCCCATCTCCCAACCCACAAACCAGCGAATAACGAAGCAacatatatttgcttttcttttggctaaaggaaaaaaaaaaagccttctgatAAAGAACAGCTTTAAAAAGCAATTACATTGTATGTTCCTTAAAGCTCTCAGCAAAGTGGCCCTGTTTCTTCCAGCCCCATGCTCATGAGAAATAAAGAGCTTCAACTGAGGAGGAACCCAGCGCACCCTGTTCAGCCCTGATGCTCATCTCAGCTTCACTCTGGAACGCGCCAAGTCCGCTGCCAGGGCTGTGAGATGGGAAACaacctgtgggggtgggggggcctgcACCTGCGCCCCCCACCTGCCGCCCGGGGATGCTCTGCCAGAGGACACTTCCTGGTTTGGTCCCTGcagcccctccacctgcccctcctCGCCCTCTTCTTTCTGCCTCCTGATTCCACGCTTGCTGGCACTCCTTTTCTAGATCACAAGCTCCTTTCATCTCTTGAGTGCCTCATGGGGCCTGGCACAGTCCCTTACAAAGGAAAGGAACCACACGAACACTTGCTGAAGGATGGAGAACGAGGAGCTGAAGGCTGCTGCCAATCCTCGCCTGCTCCCACCTGCATTTGAAGTCGCAGGATCCCGCGGCCAGCAAGACGTTGTTGGGATGCCAATCCAAGCTGAGGACCGTGGAGCGGATGGGTTTTTTAATGTGCTTGCTCACCCACCTACAAAAGGAGAAAACCCATTTCAGTTTACCCATGCATCAAGCAACCATCCCCAGATGACCCACAGACGTGCGCCAGGTGAAACCAGCTCCACAGGGCTCTCACAGGGCCGCCGGGCTCCTGCTGGAGAGGAGGTGTGTTTATAAAGGAAGcgagggggaggggggttcatgtttgggaatgcatgtaagaattaaagattttaaaatttaaaaaattaaaaaaaaaaaataaataaataaaggaagcgAGGAAGGGGGACCCTCAGTGGCCCTTCGGCTCCTCTTCACCCTTGACATTTTCACTGGAACGTCCGGTTCTGAACTTTCCCGGCTACCAGGGGACCCTCGTCAGGGAGTGTATTTGTAGATTAATTCTGGTACCACTGCCCCCCACCATGGACTTTCAGATTACATGTGACTCTAACCTTAGGAATAAAAATGGAGGTTTGACATcacttaaatttttattacaaataaatcAGTGATTTGTTCCTTCGTTTTGGGTTAAGTTTGGGTTGGTTGTAAAACAATTTAATTCCCTTTCTAAGTCTCTGTGAAGctacagatttattttttcacagaaaagtCAAGAAATGAGTAGAACCTCTTGCTGAATATGAGCCTCTGGGTAATtctctgtgcatgcgtgctaagttgcttcagttgtgtctgactcttgtgaccccatggactgtagcccaccaggctcctctgttcatggaattctcccagcaagaatattggagtgggttgccatgcccttctgcaggggctcctcccgatccagggattgaacctgggtctcctgaaactcctgcattgcaggtgaattctttaccactgagccacctgggaagcctaattcTCAAGCTCCACTCAAAACatgtatggacttccctggtattccagtgattgagactcctccttgccaatgcagggggcatgagttcaacccctggtcaggaaactaagattccacatgccaaaaaagattctaaaaaaaaaaaaaaccccaaatagttTATTTATATCTAAGATCAGTCATTATTCTGGCCTAATTCAATTTCTATCCTTAAACTGCTGCTTAAAAACCAATCCCGTTCTATTACTCAGGAGCTGGGAGACTCACTCGAGCTGAATGCTAGGTTACTTTTCTAGAGAATCTTTCTCATAGGGGCCTTTCTGGAAAACAGACAGCATTCTGACGTGCTTTGTGCCAGTTATTTTACATTAAAGGCCTTTAGAGGTTTTTTTAAGAGTACTTGCATCCCTCCAGTGAAACATCGTGCCACAGCTGAGACATTCCACTGAACACGCGTCTTGTTCAAGGGACACTACTGTGTCCTACAGTTGAGCCCAATTTATCTGCACTGAAGCTGGTTTTCAGTGAATAAAAATGCCAAATGCTGCTTCTCCTCTGTTACAGTGAACCTTCTGAACAATTTCTCGCAGGTAGCATTTTGTTATCCTTATGTTAACAGGGGCTTGAAAGAAAGGCCGCCAGTCTTTAATTCATAATTCAGTCTTGTTGCAGATTCACAGACGATCAAAATTTCTGAGGTTTTACTAAACTACAAAATGTAACATGAccatcccttcctttccttgtctcAGACAGGGACACAGGAAGAATACTGTGTACTC harbors:
- the ARPC1A gene encoding actin-related protein 2/3 complex subunit 1A, producing MSLHQFLLEPITCHAWNRDRTQIALSPNNHEVHIYKKNGGQWVKAHELKEHNGHITGIDWAPKSDRIVTCGADRNAYVWSQKDGVWKPTLVILRINRAATFVKWSPLENKFAVGSGARLISVCYFESENDWWVSKHIKKPIRSTVLSLDWHPNNVLLAAGSCDFKCRVFSAYIKEVDEKPASTPWGSKMPFGQLMSEFGGSGTGGWVHGVSFSASGSRLAWVSHDSTVSVADASKSVQVSTLKTEFLPLLSVSFVSENSVVAAGHDCCPMLFNYDDRGCLTFVSKLDIPKQSIQRNMSAMERFRNMDKRATTEDRNTALETLHQNSITQVSIYEVDKQDCRKFCTTGIDGAMTIWDFKTLESSIQGLRIM